The following coding sequences lie in one Glycine soja cultivar W05 chromosome 16, ASM419377v2, whole genome shotgun sequence genomic window:
- the LOC114390722 gene encoding plastid division protein CDP1, chloroplastic-like isoform X3: MAFTYAAAIAPSIYGIARIGYCDQKVSLAGSHGEVNTTSFCVSSHAGRSDVLLERRKLKLADTRIVENTQMKSSAEIEIPVSCYQLIGVPDRAEKDEIVKAVMGLKNAEIDEGYTIDVVAARQDLLMDVRDKLLFEPEYAGNLREKIPPKSSLQIPWSWLPGALCLLQEVGESKLVLEIGQTSIRHQNAKPYTDDLILSMALAECAVAKIGFEKKKVSQGFEALARAQCLLRSKPSLAKMTLLSQIEESLEELAPACTLELLSMPHAPENVDRRRGAISALRELLRQGLDVEASCQVQDWPSFLSQAFDSLLAKEIVDLLPWDNLAVMRKNKKTIESQNLRAVIDSNCFYRVFKAHIAIGFSSKQKELINKAKGICECLIASEGIDLKFEEAFCLFLLGQGTEAEVVEKLKQLELSSNSKNISVLGKAIMDASAVNPSLEMWLKDSVLALYPDTKDCSPALANFFNAQQKFSGSKNSKGAQQMLPTICHRPLSSSGSLERRDVEESRSYMSSSPNLGFAVKQLTPTDLRNSLLSGRNETGSNPVESPVQVKRNLGSHRNSGIWHSYFPQGHIFERITYLTVLGCIAFASIKLSGIGLSKTLTGSHWASTKANDNIAWTADSADYPVVPAYIRQSTMANKVKRILSMFKILLLHQSEG, encoded by the exons ATGGCGTTTACTTACGCGGCTGCGATCGCTCCTTCTATCTACGGCATTGCTCGCATCGGTTACTGTGACCAGAAGGTTTCGCTCGCCGGTTCTCACGGCGAGGTGAATACGACGTCGTTTTGCGTTTCGTCGCACGCGGGGAGGAGTGATGTGTTGCTCGAGAGGAGGAAGTTGAAGTTGGCTGATACTCGCATTGTTGAAAACACGCAGATGAAATCCAGCGCTGAAATTGAAATTCCGGTTTCGTGCTACCAG CTCATTGGTGTTCCTGATCGAGCTGAGAAAGATGAAATAGTTAAGGCTGTTATGGGTTTgaaaaatgcggaaattgatgaAGGTTACACAATTGATGTCGTTGCAGCTCGTCAG GATCTGCTGATGGATGTTAGGGATAAGCTTCTTTTCGAGCCAGAATATGCTGGTAATCTGAGGGAAAAGATACCCCCTAAATCTTCCCTTCAAATTCCTTGGTCTTGGTTGCCAGGTGCTCTTTGCCTTCTTCAAGAG GTTGGAGAATCAAAGCTTGTGCTGGAGATTGGACAGACAAGTATTCGGCATCAAAATGCCAAGCCATATACTGATGACCTGATTCTTTCCATGGCATTAGCTGAG TGTGCAGTTGCAAAGATTGGctttgagaagaaaaaagtatCTCAAGGTTTTGAAGCTCTTGCTCGTGCCCAGTGCCTTCTAAGAAGTAAACCGTCTCTAGCAAAAATGACACTGCTATCTCAG ATTGAAGAATCTCTTGAAGAGCTTGCTCCTGCTTGCACCTTGGAACTGCTGAGCATGCCACATGCTCCTGAAAATGTTGATCGAAGACGAGGTGCAATTTCAGCTTTGCGGGAATTGCTCAGGCAGGGTCTTGATGTTGAAGCTTCATGCCAAGTACAGGACTGGCCTTCCTTTCTAAGCCAAGCATTTGACAGTTTGCTGGCTAAAGAGATAGTTGATCTTCTTCCTTGGGATAACTTAGCTGTGATGCGAAAGAATAAGAAGACCATTGAATCACAGAATCTAAGGGCAGTAATTGATTCTAATTGCTTCTATAGAGTTTTTAAAGCTCATATTGCGATTGGGTTTTCCAGCAAGCAAAAAGAGTTG ATTAACAAAGCAAAAGGCATATGTGAATGTTTGATAGCATCAGAGGGTATTGATTTGAAATTTGAGGAAGCTTTTTGCTTATTCCTACTTGGACAG GGCACGGAGGCTGAGGTGGTTGAAAAGCTTAAGCAACTGGAGCTAAGCTCAAATTCCAAAAATATCTCAGTCTTGGGGAAGGCAATAATGGATGCTTCTGCTGTAAACCCGTCATTG GAAATGTGGCTGAAAGATTCTGTGCTTGCATTATATCCAGATACTAAAGATTGTTCTCCAGCTCTA GCCAATTTCTTTAATGCTCAGCAGAAATTTTCTGGAAGCAAGAATTCTAAAGGAGCTCAACAAATGTTGCCCACTATATGTCATAGACCTCTATCCTCATCTGGTTCCTTAGAACGTAGAGATGTTGAGGAATCTCGCTCATACATGAGCTCTTCTCCTAATCTAGGGTTTGCTGTCAAGCAGCTGACACCTACTGATTTGAGGAATTCATTGCTATCTGGAAGAAATGAAACAGGAAGCAATCCTGTTGAGTCTCCTGTTCAGGTGAAAAGGAACCTTGGTAGTCATCGCAATTCAGGAATTTGGCATAGTTACTTCCCTCAAGGACACATATTTGAAAGAATAACATACTTAACCGTATTGGGTTGTATTGCATTTGCTAGCATTAAGTTGTCGGGAATTGGTCTTAGCAAGACTCTTACTGGTTCTCATTGGGCTTCTACTAAAGCTAATGATAACATTGCTTGGACTGCAGATTCAGCTGATTACCCTGTAGTCCCAGCTTATATTAGGCAAAGTACCATGGCCAACAAAGTGAAGAGGATCCTTTCAATGTTTAAGATACTCTTGTTGCACCAGTCAG AAGGCTGA
- the LOC114390722 gene encoding plastid division protein CDP1, chloroplastic-like isoform X2 — protein sequence MGLKNAEIDEGYTIDVVAARQDLLMDVRDKLLFEPEYAGNLREKIPPKSSLQIPWSWLPGALCLLQEVGESKLVLEIGQTSIRHQNAKPYTDDLILSMALAECAVAKIGFEKKKVSQGFEALARAQCLLRSKPSLAKMTLLSQIEESLEELAPACTLELLSMPHAPENVDRRRGAISALRELLRQGLDVEASCQVQDWPSFLSQAFDSLLAKEIVDLLPWDNLAVMRKNKKTIESQNLRAVIDSNCFYRVFKAHIAIGFSSKQKELINKAKGICECLIASEGIDLKFEEAFCLFLLGQGTEAEVVEKLKQLELSSNSKNISVLGKAIMDASAVNPSLEMWLKDSVLALYPDTKDCSPALANFFNAQQKFSGSKNSKGAQQMLPTICHRPLSSSGSLERRDVEESRSYMSSSPNLGFAVKQLTPTDLRNSLLSGRNETGSNPVESPVQVKRNLGSHRNSGIWHSYFPQGHIFERITYLTVLGCIAFASIKLSGIGLSKTLTGSHWASTKANDNIAWTADSADYPVVPAYIRQSTMANKVKRILSMFKILLLHQSGTGNHSDLHTTLTSSSYPINVSRRLMPVEEAETMVRQWQTIKAEALGPSHEVNCLAQVLDESMLAQWKGLANAAKERSCYWRFLLLKLSIIRADILSDGNGDDMAEIEALLEEASELVDGSQQKNPNYYLTYKVKYVMKRQGDGSWKFCENDIMETP from the exons ATGGGTTTgaaaaatgcggaaattgatgaAGGTTACACAATTGATGTCGTTGCAGCTCGTCAG GATCTGCTGATGGATGTTAGGGATAAGCTTCTTTTCGAGCCAGAATATGCTGGTAATCTGAGGGAAAAGATACCCCCTAAATCTTCCCTTCAAATTCCTTGGTCTTGGTTGCCAGGTGCTCTTTGCCTTCTTCAAGAG GTTGGAGAATCAAAGCTTGTGCTGGAGATTGGACAGACAAGTATTCGGCATCAAAATGCCAAGCCATATACTGATGACCTGATTCTTTCCATGGCATTAGCTGAG TGTGCAGTTGCAAAGATTGGctttgagaagaaaaaagtatCTCAAGGTTTTGAAGCTCTTGCTCGTGCCCAGTGCCTTCTAAGAAGTAAACCGTCTCTAGCAAAAATGACACTGCTATCTCAG ATTGAAGAATCTCTTGAAGAGCTTGCTCCTGCTTGCACCTTGGAACTGCTGAGCATGCCACATGCTCCTGAAAATGTTGATCGAAGACGAGGTGCAATTTCAGCTTTGCGGGAATTGCTCAGGCAGGGTCTTGATGTTGAAGCTTCATGCCAAGTACAGGACTGGCCTTCCTTTCTAAGCCAAGCATTTGACAGTTTGCTGGCTAAAGAGATAGTTGATCTTCTTCCTTGGGATAACTTAGCTGTGATGCGAAAGAATAAGAAGACCATTGAATCACAGAATCTAAGGGCAGTAATTGATTCTAATTGCTTCTATAGAGTTTTTAAAGCTCATATTGCGATTGGGTTTTCCAGCAAGCAAAAAGAGTTG ATTAACAAAGCAAAAGGCATATGTGAATGTTTGATAGCATCAGAGGGTATTGATTTGAAATTTGAGGAAGCTTTTTGCTTATTCCTACTTGGACAG GGCACGGAGGCTGAGGTGGTTGAAAAGCTTAAGCAACTGGAGCTAAGCTCAAATTCCAAAAATATCTCAGTCTTGGGGAAGGCAATAATGGATGCTTCTGCTGTAAACCCGTCATTG GAAATGTGGCTGAAAGATTCTGTGCTTGCATTATATCCAGATACTAAAGATTGTTCTCCAGCTCTA GCCAATTTCTTTAATGCTCAGCAGAAATTTTCTGGAAGCAAGAATTCTAAAGGAGCTCAACAAATGTTGCCCACTATATGTCATAGACCTCTATCCTCATCTGGTTCCTTAGAACGTAGAGATGTTGAGGAATCTCGCTCATACATGAGCTCTTCTCCTAATCTAGGGTTTGCTGTCAAGCAGCTGACACCTACTGATTTGAGGAATTCATTGCTATCTGGAAGAAATGAAACAGGAAGCAATCCTGTTGAGTCTCCTGTTCAGGTGAAAAGGAACCTTGGTAGTCATCGCAATTCAGGAATTTGGCATAGTTACTTCCCTCAAGGACACATATTTGAAAGAATAACATACTTAACCGTATTGGGTTGTATTGCATTTGCTAGCATTAAGTTGTCGGGAATTGGTCTTAGCAAGACTCTTACTGGTTCTCATTGGGCTTCTACTAAAGCTAATGATAACATTGCTTGGACTGCAGATTCAGCTGATTACCCTGTAGTCCCAGCTTATATTAGGCAAAGTACCATGGCCAACAAAGTGAAGAGGATCCTTTCAATGTTTAAGATACTCTTGTTGCACCAGTCAGGTACTGGAAATCATAGTGATTTACACACTACTCTTACCTCATCATCCTACCCTATTAATGTTTCCAGAAGGCTGATGCCTGTGGAAGAAGCAGAAACCATGGTCAGGCAATGGCAAACAATAAAAGCTGAAGCTTTGGGCCCTAGCCATGAAGTTAATTGTCTAGCTCAAGTTCTTGACGAATCTATGCTTGCTCAG TGGAAAGGTTTGGCCAATGCTGCAAAAGAAAGATCTTGTTACTGGAGATTTCTTTTGCTCAAGTTATCTATTATTCGAGCTGACATTCTATCAGATGGAAATGGAGATGACATGGCAGAAATTGAAGCTCTCTTAGAGGAAGCATCTGAACTTGTTGACGGTTCACAGCAGAAGAACCCAAACTATTATCT CACTTACAAAGTTAAGTATGTTATGAAGAGGCAAGGCGATGGATCATGGAAATTTTGTGAAAATGATATAATGGAAACACCATGA
- the LOC114390722 gene encoding plastid division protein CDP1, chloroplastic-like isoform X1, with protein sequence MAFTYAAAIAPSIYGIARIGYCDQKVSLAGSHGEVNTTSFCVSSHAGRSDVLLERRKLKLADTRIVENTQMKSSAEIEIPVSCYQLIGVPDRAEKDEIVKAVMGLKNAEIDEGYTIDVVAARQDLLMDVRDKLLFEPEYAGNLREKIPPKSSLQIPWSWLPGALCLLQEVGESKLVLEIGQTSIRHQNAKPYTDDLILSMALAECAVAKIGFEKKKVSQGFEALARAQCLLRSKPSLAKMTLLSQIEESLEELAPACTLELLSMPHAPENVDRRRGAISALRELLRQGLDVEASCQVQDWPSFLSQAFDSLLAKEIVDLLPWDNLAVMRKNKKTIESQNLRAVIDSNCFYRVFKAHIAIGFSSKQKELINKAKGICECLIASEGIDLKFEEAFCLFLLGQGTEAEVVEKLKQLELSSNSKNISVLGKAIMDASAVNPSLEMWLKDSVLALYPDTKDCSPALANFFNAQQKFSGSKNSKGAQQMLPTICHRPLSSSGSLERRDVEESRSYMSSSPNLGFAVKQLTPTDLRNSLLSGRNETGSNPVESPVQVKRNLGSHRNSGIWHSYFPQGHIFERITYLTVLGCIAFASIKLSGIGLSKTLTGSHWASTKANDNIAWTADSADYPVVPAYIRQSTMANKVKRILSMFKILLLHQSGTGNHSDLHTTLTSSSYPINVSRRLMPVEEAETMVRQWQTIKAEALGPSHEVNCLAQVLDESMLAQWKGLANAAKERSCYWRFLLLKLSIIRADILSDGNGDDMAEIEALLEEASELVDGSQQKNPNYYLTYKVKYVMKRQGDGSWKFCENDIMETP encoded by the exons ATGGCGTTTACTTACGCGGCTGCGATCGCTCCTTCTATCTACGGCATTGCTCGCATCGGTTACTGTGACCAGAAGGTTTCGCTCGCCGGTTCTCACGGCGAGGTGAATACGACGTCGTTTTGCGTTTCGTCGCACGCGGGGAGGAGTGATGTGTTGCTCGAGAGGAGGAAGTTGAAGTTGGCTGATACTCGCATTGTTGAAAACACGCAGATGAAATCCAGCGCTGAAATTGAAATTCCGGTTTCGTGCTACCAG CTCATTGGTGTTCCTGATCGAGCTGAGAAAGATGAAATAGTTAAGGCTGTTATGGGTTTgaaaaatgcggaaattgatgaAGGTTACACAATTGATGTCGTTGCAGCTCGTCAG GATCTGCTGATGGATGTTAGGGATAAGCTTCTTTTCGAGCCAGAATATGCTGGTAATCTGAGGGAAAAGATACCCCCTAAATCTTCCCTTCAAATTCCTTGGTCTTGGTTGCCAGGTGCTCTTTGCCTTCTTCAAGAG GTTGGAGAATCAAAGCTTGTGCTGGAGATTGGACAGACAAGTATTCGGCATCAAAATGCCAAGCCATATACTGATGACCTGATTCTTTCCATGGCATTAGCTGAG TGTGCAGTTGCAAAGATTGGctttgagaagaaaaaagtatCTCAAGGTTTTGAAGCTCTTGCTCGTGCCCAGTGCCTTCTAAGAAGTAAACCGTCTCTAGCAAAAATGACACTGCTATCTCAG ATTGAAGAATCTCTTGAAGAGCTTGCTCCTGCTTGCACCTTGGAACTGCTGAGCATGCCACATGCTCCTGAAAATGTTGATCGAAGACGAGGTGCAATTTCAGCTTTGCGGGAATTGCTCAGGCAGGGTCTTGATGTTGAAGCTTCATGCCAAGTACAGGACTGGCCTTCCTTTCTAAGCCAAGCATTTGACAGTTTGCTGGCTAAAGAGATAGTTGATCTTCTTCCTTGGGATAACTTAGCTGTGATGCGAAAGAATAAGAAGACCATTGAATCACAGAATCTAAGGGCAGTAATTGATTCTAATTGCTTCTATAGAGTTTTTAAAGCTCATATTGCGATTGGGTTTTCCAGCAAGCAAAAAGAGTTG ATTAACAAAGCAAAAGGCATATGTGAATGTTTGATAGCATCAGAGGGTATTGATTTGAAATTTGAGGAAGCTTTTTGCTTATTCCTACTTGGACAG GGCACGGAGGCTGAGGTGGTTGAAAAGCTTAAGCAACTGGAGCTAAGCTCAAATTCCAAAAATATCTCAGTCTTGGGGAAGGCAATAATGGATGCTTCTGCTGTAAACCCGTCATTG GAAATGTGGCTGAAAGATTCTGTGCTTGCATTATATCCAGATACTAAAGATTGTTCTCCAGCTCTA GCCAATTTCTTTAATGCTCAGCAGAAATTTTCTGGAAGCAAGAATTCTAAAGGAGCTCAACAAATGTTGCCCACTATATGTCATAGACCTCTATCCTCATCTGGTTCCTTAGAACGTAGAGATGTTGAGGAATCTCGCTCATACATGAGCTCTTCTCCTAATCTAGGGTTTGCTGTCAAGCAGCTGACACCTACTGATTTGAGGAATTCATTGCTATCTGGAAGAAATGAAACAGGAAGCAATCCTGTTGAGTCTCCTGTTCAGGTGAAAAGGAACCTTGGTAGTCATCGCAATTCAGGAATTTGGCATAGTTACTTCCCTCAAGGACACATATTTGAAAGAATAACATACTTAACCGTATTGGGTTGTATTGCATTTGCTAGCATTAAGTTGTCGGGAATTGGTCTTAGCAAGACTCTTACTGGTTCTCATTGGGCTTCTACTAAAGCTAATGATAACATTGCTTGGACTGCAGATTCAGCTGATTACCCTGTAGTCCCAGCTTATATTAGGCAAAGTACCATGGCCAACAAAGTGAAGAGGATCCTTTCAATGTTTAAGATACTCTTGTTGCACCAGTCAGGTACTGGAAATCATAGTGATTTACACACTACTCTTACCTCATCATCCTACCCTATTAATGTTTCCAGAAGGCTGATGCCTGTGGAAGAAGCAGAAACCATGGTCAGGCAATGGCAAACAATAAAAGCTGAAGCTTTGGGCCCTAGCCATGAAGTTAATTGTCTAGCTCAAGTTCTTGACGAATCTATGCTTGCTCAG TGGAAAGGTTTGGCCAATGCTGCAAAAGAAAGATCTTGTTACTGGAGATTTCTTTTGCTCAAGTTATCTATTATTCGAGCTGACATTCTATCAGATGGAAATGGAGATGACATGGCAGAAATTGAAGCTCTCTTAGAGGAAGCATCTGAACTTGTTGACGGTTCACAGCAGAAGAACCCAAACTATTATCT CACTTACAAAGTTAAGTATGTTATGAAGAGGCAAGGCGATGGATCATGGAAATTTTGTGAAAATGATATAATGGAAACACCATGA